Proteins encoded within one genomic window of Nitrospira sp. SG-bin1:
- a CDS encoding MerR family transcriptional regulator codes for MGTEPRLGSKVFYKIGEVSQLTKLPAYVLRFWESQFTFLRPKKSRGNQRLYVQRDVETVLQIKRMLYEEGHTLEGVKRYWVRRGRAASRRLRPREVAKKLRGDLQVILKIIDSHSA; via the coding sequence ATGGGAACTGAGCCCAGGCTGGGGAGCAAGGTATTCTATAAAATCGGTGAAGTGAGTCAATTGACGAAGCTTCCCGCCTATGTGCTCCGTTTCTGGGAATCTCAATTCACGTTTTTGAGACCCAAAAAGAGTCGAGGGAACCAACGCCTCTATGTGCAACGAGATGTCGAAACCGTGTTGCAAATCAAACGCATGCTCTATGAGGAGGGTCATACCCTCGAGGGTGTCAAGCGCTATTGGGTGCGCCGCGGGCGGGCCGCGTCCCGTCGGCTGCGCCCGAGGGAAGTTGCCAAGAAGTTGAGGGGGGATCTTCAAGTTATTTTGAAAATCATCGACTCACATTCAGCTTGA